GCCCAGCCAGGACAACGGCTACGGCATGATGCACCTGGTCAGCAACCCGGAACGGCACACCCTGGAACAAGCCGCACGACTCACCGGCGAGAGCGTCGCCGACCTGAAACGCGACAGCGACGCCAACATCCGCGGCGGCGCCGCCGTGCTGCGCGCCCTGGCCGACGAGGCCGGCCTCGACGCCGAGGACCGGGACCGCCTCGGCGCCTGGTATCCGGCCGCCGCCCGCTACGGGGCCTCCGGCAGCGACGCCGCCGCGCGCCTGTACGCCGATGCCGTCTACGACGTCCTCGGCGACGGCGTCCGGACCCGCGTGGACGGCGGCGAGCAGGTCACCGTCGCCCCGCGCGAGGTCCGGCCCCAGCGCGGAGAGTACGCCGGGACCGACACCGGTGCCGGGGCGAGCGCGTCCGCCGACTACCCGCCGGCCCTCTGGAACCCGGCGTACTCCGGCAACTACACCGCGGGCCGCAACTCGGCGATCACCACCGTGGTCGTCCATGTCACGCAGGGCTCCTACGCGGGCTCCATCAGCTGGTTCCAGAACCCGTCGGCTCAGGTCAGCGCCCACTACGTGGTGCGGTCCTCCGACGGCCAGATCACCCAGAGCGTCCGCGAGGGCGACACCGCCTGGCACGCGCGCTCGGCCAACCCCTACTCCGTGGGAGTGGAACACGAGGGGTACGTCAGCGACCCCGCCTGGTTCACCGACGCCATGTACCGCTCGTCGGCGGCGCTGACCCGTCACCTCACCGACAGGTACGGCATCCCCCGGGACCGCGCGCACATCGTGGGACACAGCGAGGTGCCCGGCAACGACCACACCGACCCCGGCCCGCACTGGGACTGGGCCTACTACATGAGCCTGGTCCGCGGCGACGACGGCGGCACGGGCACCCCGTTCCCGACGTGGGGCACGGACGTGAGCGTCCGTCAGCAGCCGACGACGGACTCCGCCCGGGTGGCGAGTCTGCCCGGCCCGACCTCCGTCCGCGTGGCCTGCCAGGTCCACGGCGGGCTCGTCGAGTACGACGGCTACAGCAACGATGCCTGGTCGTACCTGCCGGACTACGGCGGATACGTGTCCAACATCTTCATCGACGTCGACGACGCCTGGCTCCCAGGAGTGCCCACATGCTGACCCCTCCCACCCCGCGCCCGGGTTCCGTCCCGCGCCGCGGGGCGCGTCCCACGCGTGCCCTGACCGGCACCGTGTGCCTGCTCGCCCTCGCCGGCACGGCACTGGCCGCGGCTCCCGCGCCGGCCGCCGACACCACCGCCGCGCCCGCCTCGGAGTCCTGGCGCCCCGACCTGTCCCCGGCAGGCGGCGACGACGTCAACGTGCGGTACGGGGAGGGCGCCCTGCGGGTGCGGGACGGCTCCGTCAGCCCCGCCTCCCTGGACCGGGACCGCGGCTACGCCTCCGCCGTCCTGGAGACCCACCACGTGGAACGGCCGGTGAACCGGGTCACCGTGGACCTCGACGCGACCGTGCCCGAGGCGGCGGACGTCGAGGTCGACGTGCGCGGACGGGCCGCCGACGGAACCTGGACCGAGTGGCGGCGGGCGGCGGCCGGCAGCCCGGCGCGACTGCCGCGCGACGTCGTCGACGTCCAGGCCCGGCTCACCCTGTGGAACGCCGAGGGCGAGGCCACGGCCGCCGTCCGCGCCCTGACCCTGACGGCGGACGACACGGGCAGCGTCTCAGCCGGGTCCGCACCGACGGCCGCCGCCTTCTCCGCCCGCGTCTACGCCACCCGCGAGGGCCTCGTCGGCCACACCACGGCCAACGGCCACGTCATCAAGGCGAACGACCACTTCGTGGCGCTCCCCTCCCGGAGGGCCCTGTCGCCCAAGGGCAGCGGACAGTACTCGGTGCAGGTGTGCGGTCCCGCCCGCTGCGAGACGGCGCCGGTGTGGGACGTCGGCCCGTGGAACACGCACGACGACCATTGGAACCCCTCCACGCAGCGCGAGCAGTGGAAGGACCTGCCGCGCGGCCGGCCCGAGGCACAGGCGGCGTACGAGGACGGCTACAACGGCGGTCGCGACGAGTTCGGCCGCCAGGTCGCCAATCCGGCCGGCATCGACCTGGCCGACGGCACCTTCTACAACGTGGGCCTCAACGACAACGGCTGGGTGACCGTCACCTACCTGTGGACCGACGCCGGCGGAGACACCACGTCGTTCCCGACCTGGGGCACCGACGTGAGCATCCGTCAGCAGGCGACCACCGGCTCCACCCGGGTGGCGAGCCTGGCCGGACCGACGACCGTCCGGGTCCGCTGCCAGGTGCACGGCGAGCTGGTGAACCACGACGGATACAGCAACGACGCCTGGTCCTACCTGCCCGACTACGGTGGCTACGTCTCCAACATCTTCATCGACGTCGCCGACTCATGGCTCCCCGGCGTGCCCACCTGCTGAACGGCCCCGTCCAGCAGCGCCGACCCCAGTGCGGTACGCCGGTGCAGTACCCGGTTGCCCTCGCGGCGGGTCGCCACCAGCCCCGCCTCACGCAGTACGGCGGCGTGGCGGCTCGCCGTGGACGGTGCCAGGCACAGCGCCGCGGCGAGCGACGTCGTGGTCATCGGCGTCTCCAGCGACTCCAGCATCCGGGCCCGCGACGGCCCGGTCAGCCGGTCGACGGAGGGCCTCGCCGCACCGGCGCGCAGGCGCGGCAGCCAGCCCGGCTCCGGGCGCAGCGGGTGCACCAGCACCGGCGGCAGCGACTCGTCCACCAGGGCCAGCGGCGTCCGTACGCAGAAGAAGGCGGGCACCAACGTCAGCGGGCGCCCGCCCAGCCTGAGCGACCGGGGCTCGGGGTAGGGGGCGGCGAGCAGGGTGCCGTCCTGCCGCCAGCCCGGCAGGTCCGTGTAACTCGCGAGCAGGGCCTCGGCGCCACCGCTCAGCGCCGCCTCGGCACGCCGGGCGCGGTCCTCCCCGGCCCGGGCACGGATCACGGGCAGGTAGGGCGCCACGGCCACGGCGTGGTAGCGGCGCAGCGTGCCGCCCAGCCAGCGCAGCGCGGTCGCGTCCCCGGAGGCCACCCACCGCACACTGCGCGGCACCGGGCCGCGCGGGTCCGCGCAGAGCCGGGTGAGTTCGGCGACGAGTCTGCTCCGGGGTGTCGAGCGCACCCGGTCCACGCCCTGCGCCAGGTCCAGGTCGCCGCGACCGGGCGTCAGGAAGTCCGGGAAGTACCCGGTGGGCGGGCACAGCCGCATCAACGCCCGTACGTCGCCGGCGAGTCCACCACGGTGCAGGGCGCCGCGCACCTCGCGCCGCCAGGGGTCGTAGGCCAGGGGCTCCTGGCTGGTCTGCAGCAGGTGGAGGCTCAGCACCGTCTCCCACAACGGGTCGGCGCCCCGGGCCACGCGCATCCGGGTCAACGCGCCCTCGTCGAAGTCCACGTGAAGCACCGTGCCTCCCCCTGCCGACCGCGGTCACGGCTCAGCAGCCGCCACAGTTGTAGTAGGTGACGTCCCAGTGGTTGCCCTCGTCGGCGTAGACGTTGCCCGAACCGGACCGCCACTGCGGAGCGCCGTCGCCGCGCAGGCCGATGTAGGTGAAGGTGTTCTTGATGTAGTTGCCGACACAGGTGTACTTGCCGAAGTCGAGCTTGTAGCCGTTCCAGTGCGAGTAGGTGCCTGAGGCGTGCCCGGTCTCGGTACCGCCGGTGATGTTCAGCGCGCACCCGCTGGCCCGCTTGAGGGTCTGCGCGCCCTGCGCGGTGGCGAGGTTGAGCTGGTCGAACGACGTACAGGTGCCGTTGTTCCGGTTGGAGCAGTTGCCGGAGGACGACCAGGTGATGCCGACGTCGCGGAACATCGACGTGGCGGTGGCGTGACTGATCTTCGTGGCCGCGAAGGCGTCGCCGGCGCCGGCGACGACGACCGCGCCCGGTGCGGCGACCAGGGCGAGCGCCGTGACGACCGCCCGGATGCGCGTGGTTGGAGACCTCATGATGGAACCTCCATGCAGAACGTCATGCTTCCTGTGGGGTGGTTGAGCATGCGGTGCAGCACGATGGTGCCCGAGGTCTACGCGCGTACGCCATAGGGCGTCAGTGGTGGGCAGCCGTCAGCCGGGCGTGAAACGCACCGGGGTTCCGGTCGCGGCCTGCGCCGCCGCCGCGAGGGCCGGTTCCGCGACGACCGCGACGACCGGGTAACCCCCGGTTGTCGGATGGTCGTGCAGGAAGATCACGGGGCGCCCGTCCGGCGGGGCCTGAACGGCGCCCAGAACCATGCCCTCGCTGGGCAGTTCGCCCGTCGCGGCGCGTTCCAGCGGCGGGCCCTCCGTGCGCAGGCCGATGCGGTTGCTGTGCGGCGAGACGCGGTAGGCGGCCGACATGAGGGTGCGCAGGGCGGCCGGGGAGAACCAGTCGGCGCGGGGGCCCAGGCGTACCGGCAGGACCAGTTCGGCGGGCGGACCTGGCCAGGGGGCGGTCATGGGCGGCGGCACCGTTCGTGCGGGCGTGCCCACCGGGAGGACGTCGCCGTCCCGCAGAGGGAGAGGCCCCAGCCCGGACAGGAGGTCGGTCGAGCGGCTGCCGAGGACGGCATCGACGGCGATGCCCCCGGCGACGGCCACGTACGACCTGACCCCCGTGGCGGCCGCCCCCACGTCCAGGACCGCGCCCGCGGGCACCCGCACCGGGGCGCCCCAGGCGGCGGGCCGCCCGTCGACGGTCACGGGGCAGGGCGCGCCGCCGACGACCACGGTGACGCCGCGGTCGGCCCGCAGGGCGCACCCGGTCAGCGTGGTCTCCAGGACGGCGGTGTCCGGATCGTTGCCCAGCAGTCGGTTGGCGAGGCGCATCGCCGGCGCGTCCAGCGCTCCGGAACGCGGCACGCCCAGGTGGGCGTGGCCGGGCCGGCCCGCGTCCTGCACGGTGGTGAGCGCCCCGGCGCGCACGGTCGTGAACGTGGCCGTCATGCGGCTGCCTCCCTCGAGGCGCCGTCCGCTGTGACAAATCGCACCCGGGTCCCCGGCGTGAGGAGCGCCGCACGCCCACGCGCCGGATCCCACAGCGGCCGCGGGTCCGGCATGGTACCGATCAGCTGCCAGCCGCCCGGCGTGGAGCGCGGGTACACCGCGCTGTAGGGGCCGGCCAACGCGACCGCGCCGGCCGGCACGCGGGTCCTCGGTGTGGCCCTGCGGGGGACGTGGAGGCGAGGTGGCAGGCCGGTGAGATAGCCGAAGCCGGGCGCGAACCCGCAGAACGCGACCCGGTAGGTCCGGGAACCGTGCAGGGCGGAGACCTCGTCGGGAGCGACTCCCCACAGAGCCGCCACGTCGGCCAGGTCCGGACCGTCGTAGCGCACGGGAACCTCCACCACGTCCCCGTCGTCGTCGGGGACCGGCGGTACCTCCCACCCGGCGACCTCGCGGCCCAGCGCCTCCGGGTCCGGCACCCCGTCGAGCAGCACGGTCCGTGCCCCCGGGACCACCTCCGTCACCGGCGGCAGGGTCCCGGCGGCGCGCCGGGACAGCACTTCGGCGTGGAAGGCCGCGGTGTGTTCGGCGTCGGGCAGTTCGACGAGGAGCGCGTGGCGGCCGGCGGGGCGGGCCGAGCGGGACCGGGCGTCCGTCACGCGAACGCCCCGATGCCGGTCCCGGCCGCCTCCAGTGCCTCGCGCACCCGGGCCGCGATCCGGGCCGCGCCCGGGGTGTCGCCGTGCACGCACAGCGAACGGGCGGCGACCGCGACGGTCGTGCCGTCCACCGCCTCGACCTCGCCCCGCACCGCGAACCCCAGCGCACGGCCGACCACCGCGTCCGCGTCGGTCACCACGGAATCCGCCTCACCGCGGGGGACGAGGGTGCCCCGCGCGGTGTAGGCGCGGTCCGCGAAGGCCTCCGGGACACCGGTGAGCCCCGCCTCCCCGGCGGCGTCGAGCAGTCGCGAGCCCGGCAGGCCCAGCACGGGCAGCGCGCCGCCCGCCAGCCGGACCCCCGCCACGACGGCGCGGGCCTGCTCGGCGTCGTGGACGGTGCGGTTGTAGAGCGCGCCGTGCGGTTTCACGTAGGCCACCTCGGACCCGGCGGCCTCGGCGAACACCCTGAGGGCGCCGATCTGGTAGGCGACCTCGGCCGCCAGCTCGCCCGCCGGTACGTCCATGGCGCGCCGTCCGAAGCCCGCCAGGTCGCGGTAGGACACCTGCGCCCCGATCCGGACCCCGCGCTCGGCGGCGAGGGCGCAGACGCGCCGCATCACGGAGGGATCGCCCGCGTGGAAGCCGCAGGCGACGTTGGCGCTGGTGACGACGGAGAGCAGGGCGTCGTCGTCGGTGAGGGTCCAGCGGCCGAAGCCCTCGCCGAGGTCTGCGTTGAGGTCGATCACATGCCGAAAGTAGACGATCGTTGAACGATCCGACAAGGCGCGATGGTGGCCGTCCAAGCGGACGAGGGAAATCCACCTCTTGTTAGATCGTTGAACGATCGCTAGTGTCCGTGCATCTGCCACGTATCTGGAGCTATGGTCCGGGGACCGCTGAAGCCACGGCTCCGAAAGCTCCGGATCCGTGCTGCCCCGCCCCCTCATGCCTGAAGAAGGCCACCGAATGATCGTTCTCCTCGGTGTGGTCGTGGTGATCCTCGGATTCGTCACGCGCCGCAACCCCGTCCTCGTGGTGGGCGTCGCCGGTATCGTCACCGGACTGCTCGGCAGGATGGACCCTCTGGAGGTCCTCGCGGCCTTCGGCCGGTCCTTCGCCGACAGCCGCTCGGTCACCGTCTACGCCATCGTGCTTCCGGTGATCGGCCTGCTGGAGCGCTACGGCCTGCGCGAACAGGCCCGAAATCTCATCGGGCGCCTGGGCCGGCTCAGCGCCGGCCGGTTCCTCACCGTCTACCTGCTGGTCCGGCAGGTCACCGCGGCGTTCGGGCTCAACAGCATCGGCGGCCCGGCCCAGACCGTGCGGCCCCTGGTCGCGCCCATGGCCGAGGCGGCCGCCGAACGCTCCACGGGGGCCAAGCTGCCCGAGCGCTGGCGCGAGAAGGTGCGCTCCTACTCGGCGTCGGCCGACACCGTGGGTGTGTTCTTCGGCGAGGACTGCTTCATCGCGATCGGCTCGATCCTCCTGATCACCGGCTTCGTGAACTCGACGTACCACCAGGACATCGAACCGACCCAGCTGGCCCTGTGGGCGATCCCGCTGGCCGTCTGCGCCTTCGTCATCCACGGTGCCCGGCTGCTGCTCATGGACCGGCAGTTGGAGCGCGAGATGGCGGTCGCCGCCGCCGAACACGACCTGCCGCTTCCCGAGGGGGCCGACAAGTGATCAAGGTCGAGTGGCTCTACTGGCTGATAGGTCTCGTCTTCGTCGTCATGGCCGTGCAGATGGCCGCCGACCGCAGCAACCCCAAGCGGTGGACGTCCGCCGCGTTCTGGGGACTGCTCGGTCTCACCTTTCCCTACGGCACCGGCGTCGCCAACGCCACCGCGAAGAACGGCGACTGGACCCTGCCCGCCGAACCGCTCGGCGTCGCGGTCCTCGCCCTGATCGTGCTCGCCGGCTTCAACTTCCTCGGCAAGGGCGTCCCGGTCACCACCACCGGTGAGCAGCGCGAGGCCTCCGCCGCCCGGCTCGGCAACAAGATCTTCGTCCCGGCGCTGACCATCCCGCTCGTCGCCATCGTCTGCGCCTCGGTGCTGGACGAGTCCGGCCTGTTCGAGACCGGCAAGGCCACCCTCCTGGGACTCGGCCTCGGCTGCGTCGTCGCGCTCGTCGTCGGCATGCTGGTCACCGGCGAGAAGAAGCTGTCCGTCCCGGTCCACTCCGGCCGCTCCATGCTGGAGGCGATGGGCTCCGCCCTGCTGCTGCCCCAGCTGCTGGCCGTGCTGGGCTCGATCTTCGCCGTCGCCGGCGTCGGCGATCAGGTCGGCGACATCATGAACAAGGTCCTCCCGGACGACTCCAAGTACCTCGCCGTCATCGCGTACTGCGTGGGCATGTTCCTGTTCACCGTCATCATGGGCAACGCGTTCGCCGCGTTCCCCGTCATGACGGCGGCGATCGGCTGGCCCGTACTGATCCAGCAGATGCACGGCAACGAGCCGGCCGTCCTCGCCATCGGCATGCTGGCCGGGTTCGCCGGCACCCTGTGCACCCCGATGGCCGCGAACTTCAACATCGTCCCGGCCACACTGCTCGAACTGAAGGACCAGTACGGCCCGATCAAGGCACAGCTGCCGACGGGCATCGCCCTGCTCGGCTGCTGCACCGTCATCATGGCGCTCTTCGCCTTCTGACCCCGGCCACCCGACCCGCACGGCAAGGAACGCCCATGACCCGCGTCCTCATTACCGGCTTCGCCCCCTTCGGCGGCGAACGCGTGAACCCGTCCTGGCAGGCGGCGACCCTGGTGGCCGCCGAACCGCCCGCCGGGCTCACCGTCACCGCCGCCGAACTGCCCTGCGTCTTCGGCGAGTCCCTCGACGCCCTGCGCGACGCCGTCCGGGCGGCCCGCCCCGACCTGGTCCTCTGCCTGGGCCAGGCGGGCGGCCGCCCCGGCGTCACCGTCGAACGCGTCGGCATCAACGTCGACGACGCACGCATCCCCGACAACGCCGGCGGACAGCCCATCGACGAACCGGTGGTCCCGGACGGCCCCGCCGCCTACTTCTCCACCCTTCCCGTCAAGGCGTGCGTCGCCGCGATGCGCGAGGCGGGCGTCCCGGCCGCCGTCTCCAACACGGCCGGCACCTTCGTCTGCAATCACGTGGCCTACGGCCTCGGCCACCTCATAGCCACCGAGTTCCCGCACGTGAGGGGCGGGTTCGCGCACGTGCCCTGGGCGCCGGAACAGGTCGCCGACGGCACCGCCCCGTCGCTGCCGCCCGCCACCGTCGCCCACGGTCTGCGCGCCCTGCTGGCCACCGCGGCCCGCACCCCGGCCGAGCACGACCTGAAAGTCACCGAAGGAGCCACCCACTGATGCCGCTCGGCGCCCACGCGGCCCCGTTCGCCAGGATCGCCCTGGCCAACATCACCCGCGCATACCCCAACTTCCCGGCCCACCTGATCACTTCCGCGCGGGAGAACCCCGCGCCCACCTCCCTGCACCCCGCCTTCTACGGCGCCTACGACTGGCACTCCTCGGTGCACATGCACTGGCTGCTCGTCCGGCTGCTCCGCCGCCACGGCGGCACCCCCGAACTGCCGGACACCGCACCGGCCCTCGACGCGCTGGACCGCCACCTCACCCCCGACAACCTGGCCGCCGAGGCCACCTACCTCCGCGACCACCCCGCCTTCGAGCGGCCCTACGGCTGGGCGTGGCTGCTCGCCCTGGCCGCCGAGTGCCGCGCCCACGGCGGACCGGCGGGCACCCGCTGGACCGGGGTACTGGCCCCCGCCGTCACCGCGGTCGACGAGCTGCTGGCCGGCTGGCTGCCCAAGGCCACCTATCCCGTACGCCACGGCAACCACCCCAACAGCGCGTTCGCGCTGAGCCTCGCGCTCGACTCGGGGGAACTGTCCGCCGGGACCGACCGGGCCGTCCGGGATCGTCTGCTCACCTGGTTCGCCGACGACCACGACGCGCCCGCGCACTGGGAGCCGTCCGGACAGGACTTCCTCTCCCCGGCGCTGACCGAGGCCGACGCGATGCGCAGGGTGCTGCCGCAAGACCGGTTCGCGGCATGGCTGGACCGCTTCCTGCCCGCGCTCGCCTCCGGTGCGCCCTGCCCGCTGCTGGAGGTGCCGGTGGTCTCCGACCACGCCGACCCGCAGATCGGCCACCTGCTCGGCCTGACGCTCAGCCGTGCGGCGGCGCTGCGCGCCCTCGCGGACGCCCTGTCCGACGGCCCCGTCCGCGCCCGCCTGGACGCGGCGGCGCAGGCACACCTCGCGGCGGGCATGCCGGCGGTGGAGCGCGGCGACTTCACCACCGACCACTGGCTGGCCACGTTCGCCGCCCTGGCCCTCGACCCGGTCGCCCGGCCCTGACGCCGGGTCACCCGCTCCGGCGGCGGACCGGCATCATCGTCTCGACCGCCGCCTCCTGCCCGAGGTGGTCCAGGACCAGCCCGTTGACCAGGGCCGGCTTCTCCAGCGGCACCAGGTGGGAGGCACCGGGCAGCACGGCAAGCCGCGCGTCGGGAAGCGCGCGGTACAGGGCGGTCGTGTGCTCCAGCGTCATCAGGTCGTCGTCGCCGGTCACGACCAGGGTGGGCGCGGTGATCCGGCCCAGCTCGCGCTCGGTGAGGGTCGGCTGGGTGCGCCACATGTCGATCATCTTCACCGCCACCACCGGCCAGTGGTCCGCACCGTCCGGCGACACGGGCTCGTACATCTCGCGGAAGAACGCCATGTCCGGACTGTCGGGCGTCATCGCGTCGAGCATGCCCGGCTCGACGAAGCACTCTCCGCCGGGCCGGAAGTTGGCCCCGATCAGCACGACCCGGCGCACCAGGTCCGGCCGGGCGAGGGCGACGAGCAGCGCGACGACGGCCCCGTCGCTCCAGCCGACCAGGTGCGCGGGCGCGGCCACCACCGTTTCCAGGAACGCCACCGTGTCGTCGGCCATGTCCTGGTACGTCAGCGGCCCGTCGACGTCGGGGGTGTGCCCGTGGGCGCGCCGCTCGGGCAGCAGGACACGGTACGCGGCGGCGAGATCGGCGCGCTGCGCTCCCCAGGTGTCATTGGTGCAGAAGCCGCCGTGCAGCAGGACCAGCGGATCGCCGGTCCCCTCGCTCTCGTACCAGGTCCTGACGCCAGGAAGGTCCGCGTAGTCACCCATCGTCCAGGCCCTCTCCGGCAGGCTGCCAGTTCCGGCCAGTGTCCGCCGGGACATGGGCGGCTGCAACGCGGGGGCGGTGCGGCGCCCTCGTGGGCCGCGCTCAGTCCTCCGGCCGCAGCAGGCCCCGACGGTAGGCGGGCACCAGGTGCTGCGGGACCCGGTGGGTCACCCCGTCCACCGTCACGGGCACCAGGGCGGGCGTGCTCGCCTTCCACTGGGCGCGGCGGTGGCGGGTGTTGCTGCGGGACATCTTGCGCTTGGGAACGGCCATGGAACGGGTCCTCTCGGGAGACGGCCGACGGAGCTCCGCGCGCCCGGCGCGCGACGGAGCAGGGCCGGTCCCCGACGCTACATGAAAATCATGTTCATTGGGAATCGGATGCGACCCGCCGCACCGCCCGCACCAGCGCTTCGACGCCCGCCTCCGCCTTGGACCGGGGGCACCCGACGTTGAGCCGTACCAGACCCGGGGAGCCGTAGGCGGCCCCCGGCATGACGGCCACCTTCTCCACCTCCACCAACTCGCGCTGGAGCGCGTCGTCGTCGATCCCTAGGGGGCGCAGGTCGATCCAGGCCAGGTACCCGGCCTGCGGGGGCTCCCAGCCCAGCGCCGGGAACGCCGCGCGCAGCCGGTCCGCGACCATCGCGAGATTGCCCCCGAGGTACCCGCGCAGGGCGTCCAGCCAGGGTGCCCCGCTCCGGTACGCGGCGATGTGCCCGACCAGCGACAGCACCGCGGGGGAGGAGAGCCCGTCGGCGTCCTTGAGCTGCCGCAGATACGCCTCGCGGGAGGGCGCGTCGCCGATGATCCCGTAACTCCCGCTCAGCGCAGGGATGTTGAACGACTTGGATGCCGAACTGAGCACGGCCCAGCGGCCCTCGCCGCCGTGCCGGGCCCACGGGCGGTGCACGTGCGGGGCGTACGCCAGGTCGGAGTGGATCTCGTCGCTGACGACCGCGACGCCGTACCGCGCGCACAGCCGGGCCACCCGGTCCAGCTCCGCCTCGGACCACACCCGGCCCGTGGGATTGTGCGGCGAGCACAGCAGCAGCACGGCCGTGTCGGGGAGGGCCAGGAGCCGTTCGAACTCCTCCCAGTCGTCCAGGGGGCACTCCCGCAGCCGGCGCCCGTTGGCCGCCACCGTCTTCGGAAAGGCGTCATACATCGGGGTGTGCGCGACCACGCCGTCACCGGGCCGCGACCACAGGCGCAGCAGCTGCGAGACCTGATAGACGACGGAAGGGGCGTACACGATGGCATCCGGGTCCACCTCCGTGCCGTGCCGCGTGGCGTACCAGTGCGTGATCGCGGAGAGGAAGTCGCTCTGGCGCCAGCGCGAGTAACCGAGCACTCCGTGGTCCAGGCGGTCGCGGAGCGCGGCGAGGATCTCCGGGGCCGTCTCGAAGTCCATGTCGGAGATCGTGAAGGGCAGCAGGTCCGGCACGCCGAACCGGTCCTGGACGTAGTCCCACTGCGTGCACCAGGTGCCGCGCCGGTCCACCGGCGTGTCGAAGTCGTAGGGCGGTGACGAGGCCATGGTCAGCCCACCGGGATCATCGTGGCGATGGCGTCCTTCACCGACTGCACCTGCGGGCCGATGATGACCTGCACGCTGTGTGCGTCGAGCTTGACGACCCCCACGGCACCCAGCTTCTTCAGCCGTGCGTCGTCGACCCGTTCGGCGTCCTCGACCGTCATGCGCAGGCGGGTGATGCAGTTGTCCAGGGATCGGATGTTGTCGGCGCCGCCGATCGCGTCGAGGATGGCGACGGCGTCGTACTTCCCCGCCACCAGCTCACGCGGGGGCGCGGCCTTCTCGGCGGAGCCGGCGGGCGCCGCGCCGTCGTCCTCGTCCCGCTGCTCCGCGTCCTTCTCGGCGCCCTCGTCCGGGTCGTCCTCGCGGCCGGGAGTCTTGAGGTCGAAGCGCCTGATGGCCCAGCGGAAGAGGAAGTAGTACACCGCGAACCACACCGCCGCGATGACCGGAATCAGGTACCACTTGGTCGTCGAGCCCTGGAGCACGCCGAAGACCAGCCAGTCGATGACGTTGCCGTCGGTGTTGCCGATGTAGACGCCGAGCACGGCCGCCGTGAGGAATCCGAGACCGACGAGGACCGCGTGGACGGCGTACAGCCACGGGGCGACGAAGAGGAACAGGAACTCCAGCGGCTCGGTGATGCCGCCCACGACGCAGGCGACGACGCCGGACACGAGCAGGGCCTTGATCTCCGGGCGCATCCGCCGCTTCGCGCAGTGGTACATCGCCAGCGCGGCGCCCGGCAGACCGCCCAGGTAGGCCGCCATCTTGCCCTGGGAGAGGAAGTGCGTCGCGTCCGTGACGGCGGAGCCCGGCGCGGCCGAGCAGTCCAACTGGGCGTAGAACATGTTCAGGGCGCCGGAGACGTGGTCGCCGCAGACGGCACCGGAGCCGCCGACGTCGGTGAAGCGGAACATGGCCACCAGGATGTGGTGCAGCCCGATCGGCCGCAGCAGGACCTCTCCCATGCCGAGAAAGAAGGGCCCGAAGACCCCCGTGTGCCCGATGCCCCGGCCTACGGCGGTGATCCAGCCGTTGAACGTCGGCCAGACCAGCGGGATGAGGAGAC
The Streptomyces sp. NBC_01723 genome window above contains:
- the malX gene encoding maltose/glucose-specific PTS transporter subunit IIBC; this translates as MQKTKAALWEFLQGLGKTFMLPVALLAFCGIMLGIGSSLSSEAVTDNVAFLRGEGWHLVFTWMANTGLVAFTFLPVLFAMAIPLGLAREDKGVAAFSGFVGFAAMNLAVNFYLTAKGVDFEDEKAIEHYGIADVLGVQSIDTGLLGAVAVGIVVSLLHRRFRTQRMPDALAFFGGLRFVPIVSALALSVLGLLIPLVWPTFNGWITAVGRGIGHTGVFGPFFLGMGEVLLRPIGLHHILVAMFRFTDVGGSGAVCGDHVSGALNMFYAQLDCSAAPGSAVTDATHFLSQGKMAAYLGGLPGAALAMYHCAKRRMRPEIKALLVSGVVACVVGGITEPLEFLFLFVAPWLYAVHAVLVGLGFLTAAVLGVYIGNTDGNVIDWLVFGVLQGSTTKWYLIPVIAAVWFAVYYFLFRWAIRRFDLKTPGREDDPDEGAEKDAEQRDEDDGAAPAGSAEKAAPPRELVAGKYDAVAILDAIGGADNIRSLDNCITRLRMTVEDAERVDDARLKKLGAVGVVKLDAHSVQVIIGPQVQSVKDAIATMIPVG
- a CDS encoding MalY/PatB family protein, producing the protein MASSPPYDFDTPVDRRGTWCTQWDYVQDRFGVPDLLPFTISDMDFETAPEILAALRDRLDHGVLGYSRWRQSDFLSAITHWYATRHGTEVDPDAIVYAPSVVYQVSQLLRLWSRPGDGVVAHTPMYDAFPKTVAANGRRLRECPLDDWEEFERLLALPDTAVLLLCSPHNPTGRVWSEAELDRVARLCARYGVAVVSDEIHSDLAYAPHVHRPWARHGGEGRWAVLSSASKSFNIPALSGSYGIIGDAPSREAYLRQLKDADGLSSPAVLSLVGHIAAYRSGAPWLDALRGYLGGNLAMVADRLRAAFPALGWEPPQAGYLAWIDLRPLGIDDDALQRELVEVEKVAVMPGAAYGSPGLVRLNVGCPRSKAEAGVEALVRAVRRVASDSQ
- the pcp gene encoding pyroglutamyl-peptidase I; translation: MTRVLITGFAPFGGERVNPSWQAATLVAAEPPAGLTVTAAELPCVFGESLDALRDAVRAARPDLVLCLGQAGGRPGVTVERVGINVDDARIPDNAGGQPIDEPVVPDGPAAYFSTLPVKACVAAMREAGVPAAVSNTAGTFVCNHVAYGLGHLIATEFPHVRGGFAHVPWAPEQVADGTAPSLPPATVAHGLRALLATAARTPAEHDLKVTEGATH
- a CDS encoding alpha/beta fold hydrolase, encoding MGDYADLPGVRTWYESEGTGDPLVLLHGGFCTNDTWGAQRADLAAAYRVLLPERRAHGHTPDVDGPLTYQDMADDTVAFLETVVAAPAHLVGWSDGAVVALLVALARPDLVRRVVLIGANFRPGGECFVEPGMLDAMTPDSPDMAFFREMYEPVSPDGADHWPVVAVKMIDMWRTQPTLTERELGRITAPTLVVTGDDDLMTLEHTTALYRALPDARLAVLPGASHLVPLEKPALVNGLVLDHLGQEAAVETMMPVRRRSG
- a CDS encoding DUF2891 domain-containing protein, with protein sequence MPLGAHAAPFARIALANITRAYPNFPAHLITSARENPAPTSLHPAFYGAYDWHSSVHMHWLLVRLLRRHGGTPELPDTAPALDALDRHLTPDNLAAEATYLRDHPAFERPYGWAWLLALAAECRAHGGPAGTRWTGVLAPAVTAVDELLAGWLPKATYPVRHGNHPNSAFALSLALDSGELSAGTDRAVRDRLLTWFADDHDAPAHWEPSGQDFLSPALTEADAMRRVLPQDRFAAWLDRFLPALASGAPCPLLEVPVVSDHADPQIGHLLGLTLSRAAALRALADALSDGPVRARLDAAAQAHLAAGMPAVERGDFTTDHWLATFAALALDPVARP
- the rpmF gene encoding 50S ribosomal protein L32, with translation MAVPKRKMSRSNTRHRRAQWKASTPALVPVTVDGVTHRVPQHLVPAYRRGLLRPED